A window of Candidatus Firestonebacteria bacterium RIFOXYD2_FULL_39_29 contains these coding sequences:
- a CDS encoding ATPase has translation MEKDIKQINEMVKKESAFINELTAEIGKVIVGQQYIISRMLIGMLADGHILIEGVPGLAKTLSVKTLSSALDMKFQRIQFTPDLLPADLTGTLIFNPKDSNFSVKKGPIFTNLVLADEINRAPAKVQSALLEAMQESQVTIGDTTYPLPSPFLVIATQNPIEQEGTYPLPEAQVDRFMLKLKITYPNKEEENQIIERMSDNKEIKVKKTATPADIIRVKKVINDIYVDEKVKNYVLDLVFATREPEKYKLNDLKSLIAYGASPRASIYFIRAAKALAFINGRGYVTPEDIKLVGADILRHRVIVTYEAEAEEITSENIIKQIFDQIEVP, from the coding sequence ATGGAAAAGGATATAAAACAGATAAATGAAATGGTGAAGAAAGAGAGTGCTTTTATAAATGAATTAACGGCGGAAATAGGAAAGGTTATTGTAGGACAGCAATACATCATTAGCAGGATGTTAATAGGTATGCTGGCAGACGGACATATATTGATAGAAGGTGTCCCTGGACTTGCAAAGACCCTCTCAGTTAAGACACTTTCCTCTGCGCTTGATATGAAATTCCAGAGAATTCAGTTTACTCCAGATCTTTTACCTGCGGATTTAACAGGTACGCTTATATTTAATCCAAAAGACAGTAATTTTTCAGTAAAGAAAGGTCCCATATTCACGAATCTTGTACTGGCTGATGAAATAAACAGAGCCCCTGCGAAAGTACAGAGCGCTTTGCTTGAAGCCATGCAGGAAAGTCAGGTTACCATCGGGGATACCACATATCCGCTGCCTTCTCCGTTTTTGGTAATAGCAACGCAAAATCCGATTGAGCAGGAAGGAACGTATCCTCTGCCTGAAGCTCAAGTGGACAGGTTTATGTTAAAGCTTAAAATAACTTATCCCAATAAAGAAGAAGAGAATCAGATAATAGAAAGAATGTCTGACAATAAAGAGATTAAAGTTAAAAAGACTGCCACACCCGCGGATATTATCAGAGTCAAAAAAGTAATAAATGATATCTACGTTGATGAGAAGGTGAAAAATTATGTGCTTGATCTTGTTTTTGCGACAAGAGAACCTGAAAAGTATAAATTAAATGATCTAAAGAGCCTGATTGCGTATGGAGCCTCACCCAGAGCCAGTATATATTTTATCAGGGCTGCGAAAGCGCTGGCTTTCATTAATGGACGGGGTTACGTAACTCCGGAAGATATTAAACTGGTCGGAGCGGATATTCTAAGGCACAGGGTTATTGTCACATATGAGGCCGAGGCGGAAGAGATAACTTCGGAAAATATAATAAAACAGATATTTGATCAGATTGAAGTACCGTAA
- a CDS encoding NrdH-redoxin, which produces MKATHIKGKKVADIMLYTLSTCIWCKKVKALLTELGVEYFYIDVDTITREEKEQVSKEIEKWNPAVSFPTIVINNKEYILGYQPEEIKEKLKL; this is translated from the coding sequence GTGAAAGCAACGCATATAAAGGGAAAAAAGGTAGCTGATATTATGCTCTATACTTTAAGCACATGTATTTGGTGCAAAAAAGTAAAAGCACTCTTAACGGAACTTGGAGTAGAGTATTTTTATATAGATGTGGATACTATTACTAGAGAGGAAAAAGAACAAGTCAGCAAAGAAATAGAGAAATGGAATCCGGCTGTCTCCTTTCCAACTATTGTAATAAACAACAAAGAATACATCCTCGGCTACCAGCCTGAGGAAATCAAGGAAAAACTTAAACTATGA
- a CDS encoding ferredoxin:glutaredoxin reductase, whose protein sequence is MSEQANINEQEVDSLYLKLKQDGEKSGYYLNPDINFTKDLVKSLIINQQRFGYEACPCRLASGKREEDLDIICPCDYRDADVNQYEVCYCALYVSKKAGNGESAVKSIPERRPTKQMRLKMKEEKQQENAKGLSNLPLPVYRCKVCGYLCARQEPPDICPICKVTKDRFERFA, encoded by the coding sequence ATGAGCGAGCAGGCTAATATTAACGAACAGGAAGTTGACAGTCTTTATCTTAAACTAAAGCAAGACGGCGAAAAATCCGGTTATTACCTTAACCCCGATATTAATTTTACAAAAGATCTGGTAAAAAGCCTTATAATAAATCAGCAGCGTTTTGGTTATGAGGCCTGCCCCTGCCGCCTTGCATCAGGAAAACGTGAGGAAGATCTGGATATTATCTGTCCCTGTGATTACAGAGATGCCGATGTCAACCAATATGAAGTATGTTACTGCGCTTTATATGTTTCAAAAAAAGCAGGTAACGGTGAAAGCGCCGTTAAATCAATTCCTGAAAGAAGACCGACAAAACAAATGAGGTTAAAAATGAAAGAGGAAAAACAACAGGAAAACGCAAAAGGACTTTCTAATCTTCCTTTGCCGGTTTACCGGTGCAAAGTCTGCGGTTACCTCTGCGCGAGGCAAGAACCGCCGGACATCTGTCCGATATGTAAGGTAACGAAAGACAGGTTTGAACGTTTTGCTTAA